In the genome of Massilia sp. PAMC28688, one region contains:
- a CDS encoding glycosyltransferase family 4 protein, with protein MADARSRAPKLLFVVTEDWYFCSHRLPLAIAARTAGYHVTLAARMSEHGELVRSHGIDVVPWQVERGSTNPFGELLALYRLWNIYRRVQPDLLHQVALKPALYGSFLARLSGRAVVVNALGGMGSVFTSASRSKALLKRALTFSFRWLLSGDRKRLILQNEDDAALFEQVARLPRTGIRIIRGAGVNLAHFSVQPEPAGLPLVVLPARLLWDKGIGEYVEAARILRRRGVTARFAIAGRIDRDNPTGIAPELVQGWVEEGVVEWFGLRNDMPALLSAANIVCLPSYREGLPKALLEAAACARAIITTDVPGCREVVRHGENGLLVPVRDAGALADALGQLLESPSQRSAMGAAGRRMAEQEFSEGGVIEQTLAIYRELQVYPLAAGTMVTGTP; from the coding sequence ATGGCGGACGCGCGATCGAGAGCGCCGAAACTGTTGTTCGTGGTGACCGAAGACTGGTATTTTTGCTCGCATAGGCTTCCATTGGCGATTGCTGCACGGACTGCGGGATACCACGTAACGCTGGCGGCGCGTATGAGCGAGCACGGCGAGCTGGTGCGCTCTCATGGCATTGACGTGGTTCCATGGCAGGTCGAGCGCGGTTCGACCAACCCTTTTGGTGAGTTGTTGGCCTTATATCGCCTGTGGAACATCTATCGCCGGGTCCAGCCAGATCTACTGCATCAAGTGGCCTTGAAGCCTGCGCTGTACGGGAGCTTTCTGGCGCGCTTAAGCGGCCGGGCAGTCGTGGTCAATGCACTGGGCGGCATGGGTTCGGTGTTCACCTCCGCTTCCCGCTCCAAGGCCTTGCTCAAGCGTGCGCTCACATTCAGTTTTCGCTGGCTACTTTCTGGAGACCGCAAGCGACTGATCCTCCAGAACGAGGACGACGCCGCCCTGTTTGAGCAGGTTGCGCGTTTGCCCCGCACTGGTATCCGCATCATTCGCGGCGCAGGCGTGAACCTCGCGCATTTTTCAGTGCAGCCCGAACCCGCGGGGCTCCCACTAGTGGTATTACCTGCGCGCCTGTTGTGGGACAAGGGAATTGGCGAATACGTTGAGGCGGCGCGCATACTCCGCCGGCGCGGCGTTACGGCGCGCTTTGCCATTGCCGGCAGGATTGATCGCGATAACCCGACCGGCATTGCGCCCGAACTCGTCCAGGGCTGGGTCGAGGAAGGCGTGGTCGAATGGTTCGGCTTGCGTAACGACATGCCGGCCTTGTTAAGCGCTGCCAATATCGTCTGCCTTCCATCATACCGTGAGGGTCTGCCGAAGGCCCTGCTTGAGGCGGCAGCTTGCGCCCGCGCTATTATTACTACCGACGTTCCTGGCTGTCGCGAAGTAGTACGCCACGGTGAAAACGGTCTTCTGGTGCCCGTTCGTGACGCGGGCGCGCTAGCCGACGCGCTCGGTCAGTTGTTGGAATCGCCCTCGCAGCGTAGTGCGATGGGGGCTGCGGGACGCCGCATGGCCGAGCAGGAGTTCTCGGAAGGAGGCGTCATTGAGCAGACCCTGGCCATTTACAGGGAGTTGCAGGTTTACCCCCTCGCCGCTGGGACTATGGTTACGGGCACGCCCTGA
- a CDS encoding glycosyltransferase: MLSIIVSFFVALIVTLYIVRFSHKNRKMLDFDMEGVQKIHAFPVARVGGLGIFLAALAGTCVLYLRAPESGLWAVTLLLSALPAFGCGIVEDYTKNVSPRRRLFFTMISATAAFFLLDAAVVRFDIPMVDAGLAVVWISLPLTIFAIAGVANAVNIIDGFNGLAGAVTMFMFASLAYVAFQVDDMFVMSTALLMVGAIAGFFLWNYPHGLIFMGDGGAYFIGFMLAELAVLLVARNPAVSAWYAILLLIYPVVETVFSIYRRKYIRGVSPGLPDGVHLHMLIFKRVVRYTIGVRDARAVTRRNSLTSPYLWLLSLMAVVPATLCWSNTLALGAFCSMFVMTYVWLYAQIVRFNVPTWLILNTWLGSRAGQGHPSPAGLIEGKGESSL; the protein is encoded by the coding sequence ATGTTGTCTATTATTGTTAGTTTCTTTGTTGCTCTTATCGTTACGCTCTACATTGTCCGATTTTCTCATAAGAATCGGAAGATGCTAGATTTCGATATGGAGGGCGTGCAGAAAATTCACGCTTTTCCCGTGGCGCGTGTCGGTGGTCTCGGTATTTTCCTGGCTGCCCTGGCAGGCACCTGCGTTCTGTACCTGCGCGCGCCGGAAAGCGGTTTATGGGCAGTGACACTGCTCTTGTCAGCCCTTCCTGCGTTTGGCTGCGGCATTGTAGAGGACTACACGAAAAACGTGAGCCCGCGCCGGCGCCTGTTCTTCACGATGATTTCAGCGACTGCCGCATTTTTCCTGCTCGACGCGGCCGTCGTGCGCTTTGACATTCCCATGGTCGATGCTGGACTGGCGGTCGTCTGGATTTCGCTGCCATTGACCATTTTTGCAATTGCCGGCGTGGCCAATGCGGTCAACATCATCGACGGCTTCAACGGCCTAGCCGGTGCTGTCACCATGTTTATGTTCGCCTCGCTGGCCTATGTCGCCTTTCAGGTTGACGACATGTTTGTGATGAGCACCGCGCTGTTGATGGTCGGCGCCATTGCCGGTTTCTTTCTCTGGAATTATCCCCACGGCCTCATCTTCATGGGCGATGGCGGGGCCTACTTTATTGGCTTCATGCTGGCCGAACTGGCGGTTTTGTTGGTGGCGCGCAACCCCGCGGTATCGGCGTGGTATGCAATCCTGCTCCTGATCTATCCCGTGGTCGAGACGGTCTTTTCCATCTATCGCCGCAAATATATCCGCGGCGTGTCGCCCGGCCTGCCTGACGGGGTCCACCTGCATATGCTCATCTTCAAGCGCGTGGTCCGCTACACCATCGGTGTGCGTGATGCGCGCGCCGTCACGCGCCGCAATTCTCTGACGTCACCTTACCTGTGGCTGCTTTCACTGATGGCCGTGGTTCCGGCCACTTTGTGCTGGTCGAACACGCTGGCGCTAGGCGCGTTCTGTTCCATGTTCGTCATGACCTACGTCTGGCTATACGCCCAGATCGTGCGCTTCAATGTGCCTACTTGGTTGATCCTAAATACCTGGCTCGGCAGCCGCGCAGGACAGGGCCACCCCAGCCCAGCCGGCCTGATCGAGGGCAAGGGTGAGTCCTCCCTGTAA
- a CDS encoding YjbH domain-containing protein, with the protein MLSVLKNTITYSWCGCVLLSATWAQAATPATTGQSGYINMPSAAVQADGTFSLGYSYDQPYGTLWATATILPFIQVTGRFVSVSGIPGFTNVPGEFGYEYGRYKDKVIDFKARLLAEGRWVPAVALGASDIEGTGLFKGHYLVATKTLGSARNVEVSAGLGRGRLDGAFAGVRWRSTATPAWSVVAEYDANKYANDFNAALTDAGARRKGAVLGLEYRWGWLGAQVARHRDHFSANVYASVPMAAREFIPKIYEPRPHNPKTPPSRLTVASLRNDPASAAPLIAALSRQNFKNIRVAYDSGVLRLSLTNARISEMGRAVGRASRTALAFAPAETRAIYLTYTRLEQPVATYELHDLAALTHYLTGAGKRDEFLKTVVVRYSGPHDSLDVDKATLGAGVDEGTGVGLHVGRDGNLIQVSSEDRESNRLRIAPKVNFFFNDPSGALRYDLAAVGSYDRRLGSGLYLNGAVRLSVLENISGVTQPSNSELPHVRTDVAEYKRGGRFKLNRLMLNQYFNPAERIYARLSAGFYEEMYRGVGGQILYVPNNSRWATDLSVDALQQRGVKGWLDKRDYRTVTAIGALHYKLPYDITVTARAGRFLAKDTGVRIEMKRRFRSGIEVGAWYTKTNGNDITSPGTPLSPYNDKGVFLSIPLRTMLPSDSQAGAGFALSPWTRDVGQMVASPGDLYSLVEQPRRDLHHYDGLGDFAERPDEASLPVISNPVRPLVNPWPNFRARLEGSAAASPSLPTWAYGGALASAAVLTSAALDKPVDRFVRKHEDRRLTNSLGNFGKNMPVALVATSGIAAALGDARMQNTGIIALQSVAGAIGATAIGKYSTGRARPEENLGTWASTDRRRSDSSFPSGHSAVAFAAVTPFAQEYDAPWLYGVAAISAAGRVANRKHFVSDTVAGGLIGYAVGTLLWEGQRNMVNSQLSVVPGPKSIAVAWQGSY; encoded by the coding sequence TTGCTTTCTGTACTGAAAAATACCATTACTTATTCGTGGTGCGGATGCGTGTTGCTCAGCGCGACTTGGGCGCAGGCCGCCACGCCCGCCACGACTGGCCAGTCCGGCTATATCAACATGCCCAGCGCTGCCGTCCAAGCCGATGGCACTTTCAGCCTTGGTTACAGCTATGACCAGCCTTACGGCACGCTGTGGGCGACCGCGACGATCCTGCCTTTCATTCAGGTCACAGGCCGCTTTGTTTCCGTCAGTGGAATACCCGGTTTTACTAATGTGCCTGGCGAATTTGGTTATGAGTATGGGCGCTACAAGGACAAGGTGATCGATTTCAAGGCCAGGCTTCTGGCCGAAGGGCGTTGGGTGCCCGCGGTGGCACTCGGGGCCAGCGACATCGAGGGAACCGGGCTGTTCAAAGGACACTATCTAGTTGCCACGAAGACCCTGGGATCGGCCAGGAATGTCGAAGTTAGTGCCGGACTCGGCAGAGGTCGGCTGGATGGCGCTTTTGCCGGTGTGCGATGGCGGTCCACAGCTACTCCGGCCTGGTCCGTGGTGGCTGAGTACGATGCCAACAAATATGCCAATGATTTTAACGCGGCGCTCACTGATGCAGGGGCGCGGCGCAAGGGTGCGGTGCTCGGGCTTGAGTATCGCTGGGGCTGGCTCGGCGCCCAAGTGGCGCGCCACCGCGATCACTTTAGCGCCAATGTCTATGCCAGTGTGCCAATGGCCGCGCGCGAATTCATTCCCAAGATCTACGAACCGCGGCCCCACAATCCCAAGACGCCCCCGTCACGGCTCACGGTGGCAAGCTTGCGCAACGACCCTGCCAGTGCCGCCCCCCTGATAGCAGCATTGTCGCGCCAAAACTTTAAGAATATCCGAGTGGCCTACGATAGTGGTGTTCTGCGCCTGTCTCTGACCAATGCGCGCATTTCTGAAATGGGCAGGGCGGTGGGACGGGCCAGCCGTACGGCGCTGGCCTTCGCGCCGGCAGAAACGCGGGCGATCTACCTCACCTATACACGCCTCGAGCAGCCCGTGGCGACTTACGAGCTGCATGACTTGGCTGCGCTGACGCACTACCTGACCGGGGCGGGCAAGCGCGACGAGTTTTTGAAAACCGTGGTGGTGCGCTACTCCGGGCCGCACGATTCCCTGGACGTCGACAAGGCAACCCTTGGGGCGGGGGTGGACGAAGGCACCGGGGTCGGTTTGCATGTCGGACGCGACGGCAACCTGATTCAGGTCAGCTCAGAGGACCGTGAATCGAACCGCCTGCGCATTGCACCCAAGGTCAATTTCTTTTTCAATGACCCCAGCGGGGCACTGCGCTATGACCTGGCGGCAGTGGGCAGCTACGACCGACGCCTGGGCAGCGGCCTGTATCTGAACGGCGCGGTTCGCCTTAGCGTGCTGGAGAATATTTCCGGGGTAACCCAGCCGTCGAACAGCGAACTACCGCACGTGCGCACCGATGTGGCGGAATACAAGCGCGGCGGGCGTTTTAAGCTCAACCGGTTAATGCTCAACCAGTATTTCAATCCTGCCGAGCGCATATACGCGCGCCTGTCGGCTGGATTTTATGAGGAAATGTACCGCGGCGTCGGGGGGCAGATTCTGTATGTGCCCAACAATTCACGCTGGGCCACCGACCTTAGCGTGGATGCGCTCCAACAGCGCGGTGTAAAGGGCTGGCTCGACAAGCGCGATTACCGCACCGTGACGGCTATCGGGGCCCTGCATTACAAGCTGCCCTACGATATCACCGTCACCGCGCGCGCCGGGCGTTTTCTTGCAAAGGATACCGGCGTGCGTATTGAAATGAAGCGGCGCTTCCGTTCCGGCATCGAGGTCGGTGCTTGGTACACCAAGACCAATGGCAACGATATCACCAGCCCAGGCACACCATTGAGCCCTTACAACGACAAGGGCGTGTTCCTGTCGATCCCGCTGCGCACCATGCTGCCTAGCGACAGCCAGGCCGGTGCGGGTTTTGCTCTGTCTCCTTGGACGCGGGATGTCGGTCAGATGGTCGCTTCGCCGGGCGATCTATACAGCCTGGTGGAGCAGCCGCGGCGTGACCTGCACCACTACGACGGCCTGGGTGATTTCGCCGAGCGGCCGGACGAAGCGAGCCTCCCGGTAATAAGCAATCCGGTGCGCCCACTGGTTAATCCCTGGCCCAACTTCCGCGCCCGCCTGGAAGGCTCGGCGGCTGCCTCGCCATCGCTGCCGACCTGGGCCTATGGCGGGGCCCTCGCCAGCGCCGCAGTGCTCACCAGTGCCGCTTTGGACAAACCTGTTGACAGATTCGTGCGCAAGCACGAAGACCGGCGCCTGACCAATTCCTTGGGCAATTTTGGCAAGAACATGCCGGTCGCGCTGGTGGCGACCTCCGGCATCGCGGCGGCATTGGGTGACGCCCGTATGCAGAACACCGGCATCATTGCGCTACAGTCGGTCGCCGGGGCAATTGGTGCCACAGCTATCGGCAAATATTCAACCGGGCGTGCACGACCTGAAGAGAACTTGGGGACGTGGGCCAGTACCGACCGCAGGCGCAGTGACTCTTCCTTCCCTTCGGGGCATAGTGCCGTTGCCTTTGCGGCGGTGACTCCATTCGCCCAGGAATATGACGCTCCCTGGCTGTATGGGGTTGCCGCCATCAGCGCAGCCGGCCGGGTCGCGAACCGCAAGCATTTTGTGTCGGACACTGTGGCGGGCGGCCTGATTGGCTATGCGGTAGGCACGCTGCTGTGGGAAGGCCAGCGCAACATGGTTAATTCGCAGCTGTCGGTGGTGCCCGGCCCTAAGTCGATTGCCGTGGCCTGGCAAGGCAGTTATTGA
- the flhB gene encoding flagellar biosynthesis protein FlhB: protein MADSDAEKTEAATWKRLDDARKEGDVPRSRELATFVVLMAGGAGLWFTGSGLVRQLNASMVSGLSLTREQATDANVLIMRVASDIAQVMLACLPLAAAIMFVAIAAPLAIGGFLFTAKAFMPKFSKLNPIKGLANLVSPNALVELLKAIAKTIVVGTIAYLVIMSQQDDVMSLALQPMHTGIGHTMDMIGSAFLFIVGGLGLIAAIDAPYQLWHYANKLKMTRQEVTQEAKEAEGNPQVKGKIRQLQRQMAQRRMMADVPTADVVVTNPTHYAVALKYADGQGGAPRVVAKGSDAMAARIRELAAEHKVPLLEAPPLARALHQHTEIGDEIPEALYSAVAEVLAYVFQLRAYGKGDGKYPDRPGRLAVPAELDPQDPAYQKPGKKTRKPDNEGAAE from the coding sequence ATGGCTGACAGCGACGCAGAAAAAACAGAAGCGGCCACTTGGAAGCGTCTTGACGACGCGCGCAAGGAAGGCGACGTGCCGCGCTCCCGCGAGCTGGCCACTTTCGTCGTGCTCATGGCTGGCGGTGCCGGCCTGTGGTTCACCGGCTCGGGCCTGGTACGCCAGCTCAATGCCAGCATGGTCTCGGGCCTGTCGCTCACCCGTGAACAGGCAACCGATGCCAACGTGCTCATCATGCGCGTGGCCAGCGACATTGCCCAGGTCATGCTCGCCTGCCTGCCTCTGGCCGCCGCCATCATGTTCGTGGCCATTGCCGCGCCACTCGCCATTGGCGGCTTTCTGTTTACCGCCAAGGCATTCATGCCGAAGTTCTCCAAGCTCAACCCCATCAAGGGACTGGCCAATCTGGTCTCTCCCAACGCGCTGGTGGAATTGTTGAAAGCCATTGCCAAGACCATTGTGGTGGGCACCATTGCCTACCTGGTGATCATGAGCCAGCAGGACGATGTGATGTCGCTGGCCCTCCAGCCAATGCATACCGGGATTGGACACACGATGGACATGATTGGTTCGGCCTTTCTGTTCATTGTCGGCGGCCTGGGCTTGATCGCCGCCATCGATGCCCCGTACCAGCTCTGGCACTACGCCAACAAGCTGAAAATGACGCGCCAGGAAGTGACCCAGGAAGCAAAAGAGGCGGAAGGCAATCCCCAGGTCAAGGGCAAGATCCGCCAGCTGCAGCGCCAGATGGCCCAGCGCCGCATGATGGCCGATGTGCCGACCGCCGACGTGGTGGTGACCAACCCGACCCACTATGCGGTGGCGTTGAAGTACGCAGACGGGCAGGGCGGGGCGCCGCGCGTGGTGGCCAAGGGCTCGGATGCGATGGCCGCCAGGATTCGCGAACTGGCCGCCGAACACAAGGTGCCGCTGCTGGAAGCGCCACCCCTGGCGCGTGCCCTGCACCAGCACACGGAAATTGGCGACGAGATTCCCGAAGCGCTGTACTCGGCGGTGGCCGAGGTGCTGGCCTATGTGTTCCAGCTGCGCGCCTACGGCAAGGGTGACGGCAAGTATCCTGACCGCCCCGGCAGGCTGGCCGTACCGGCCGAGCTGGACCCGCAGGACCCGGCCTATCAAAAACCCGGCAAGAAGACCAGAAAACCTGACAACGAGGGAGCAGCAGAATGA
- the flhA gene encoding flagellar biosynthesis protein FlhA, translating into MNRMNMPAWMSGMKGGAGAAAAPILIVMLLAMMILPLPAFLLDVFFSFNIALSVIVLLTALYTVKPLDFMAFPIILLVSTMLRLALNVASTRIVLTEGHTGGAAAGKVIEAFGHFLIGGNYAVGLIVFIILTIINFTVVTKGAGRIAEVGARFALDAMPGKQMAIDADLNAGLIGEDEARKRRLEVGQEAEFYGAMDGASKYVRGDAVAGIMVTVINVIGGLLVGILQHDLPFGQALEVYTLLAIGDGLVAQIPSLIISVAAGIVVSRVSSDQDISGQLVGQLFAKPAVLYITGAIIGGLGLIPGMPNLVFLLLAGILIGGGYLLAKKAKEPKPVAEEAPPPAATPESEEASWQDIMPVDTLGLEVGYRLIPLVDKTQGGELLKRIKGIRKKFAQEVGFLAPPVHIRDNLELKPSAYRITLKGVEVGSGEALSGQYLAINPGMASGSLPGLETTDPAFGLPAVWIDSGLKDEAQNMGYTVVDAGTVVATHLNHLITTHASELLGRAEVQALLDHIAKETPKLVEDLVPKLVSLSTLQKVLQNLLIEGVHIRDMRSVIECLAEFAPQTQDPNDLTSVVRVALGRAIVQQLFPGTNELSVMTLDNRLERLLMQALGNGGDGAGIEPGLADTIAQQAAHAANQQEQMGLTPVLLVPGALRIMLSRFLRRALPNLKVLSHNEIPETKTIRVTSLVGAGM; encoded by the coding sequence ATGAACAGGATGAATATGCCAGCGTGGATGTCGGGAATGAAAGGCGGCGCCGGCGCCGCCGCCGCGCCAATCCTGATCGTCATGCTGCTGGCCATGATGATCCTGCCGCTGCCGGCCTTCCTGCTGGACGTCTTCTTCAGCTTTAACATCGCCCTGTCGGTGATCGTGCTGCTGACGGCCCTGTACACGGTCAAGCCGCTCGACTTCATGGCTTTCCCGATCATCCTGCTGGTGTCGACCATGCTGCGCCTGGCGCTCAACGTCGCTTCCACCCGTATCGTGCTGACCGAAGGTCACACCGGCGGCGCTGCCGCAGGCAAGGTCATCGAAGCCTTCGGCCACTTCCTGATCGGCGGCAACTACGCTGTCGGCCTGATCGTGTTCATCATCCTGACCATCATTAACTTTACCGTTGTCACCAAGGGTGCCGGCCGTATCGCTGAAGTGGGCGCGCGCTTTGCCCTGGACGCCATGCCCGGCAAGCAGATGGCGATCGACGCCGACCTCAACGCCGGCCTGATTGGCGAAGATGAGGCCCGCAAGCGCCGCCTGGAAGTTGGCCAGGAAGCGGAATTCTACGGCGCCATGGACGGTGCTTCCAAATATGTGCGCGGCGATGCCGTGGCCGGCATCATGGTTACCGTTATCAACGTCATTGGCGGCCTTCTGGTCGGTATCCTCCAGCATGACCTGCCATTCGGCCAGGCGCTCGAGGTCTACACCCTGCTGGCCATCGGTGACGGCCTGGTGGCCCAGATTCCTTCCCTGATCATCTCGGTGGCCGCCGGTATTGTCGTGTCGCGCGTCTCGAGCGACCAGGACATCAGCGGCCAGCTGGTCGGCCAGCTGTTTGCCAAGCCTGCCGTGCTGTATATTACTGGCGCCATCATTGGCGGTCTCGGCCTGATTCCCGGCATGCCGAACCTGGTGTTCCTGCTGCTGGCAGGCATCCTGATCGGTGGCGGCTACTTGCTGGCAAAGAAAGCCAAAGAACCCAAGCCGGTGGCGGAGGAAGCGCCGCCTCCCGCGGCCACGCCCGAAAGCGAAGAAGCAAGCTGGCAGGACATCATGCCGGTGGACACGCTGGGTCTGGAAGTGGGTTACCGCTTGATTCCCTTGGTCGACAAGACCCAGGGCGGCGAGCTCCTCAAGCGCATCAAGGGCATCCGCAAGAAGTTTGCCCAGGAAGTCGGCTTCCTGGCGCCGCCGGTCCACATCCGCGACAACCTGGAATTGAAGCCATCGGCGTACCGCATCACCCTCAAGGGCGTGGAAGTCGGTTCCGGCGAGGCACTGTCGGGCCAGTACCTGGCGATCAATCCCGGCATGGCGAGCGGCTCGCTGCCGGGCCTGGAGACCACCGATCCCGCCTTTGGCTTGCCGGCCGTGTGGATCGACAGCGGCCTGAAGGACGAGGCGCAGAACATGGGCTATACCGTGGTCGATGCCGGCACGGTCGTGGCCACCCACCTGAATCACCTGATCACGACCCACGCCTCGGAGCTGCTGGGCCGGGCAGAAGTGCAAGCCTTGCTCGACCATATCGCCAAGGAAACGCCGAAACTGGTGGAAGACCTGGTGCCCAAGCTGGTGTCGCTGTCGACGCTGCAGAAAGTGCTGCAAAACCTGCTCATCGAAGGCGTGCACATCCGCGACATGCGCAGCGTGATCGAATGCCTGGCTGAATTTGCGCCCCAGACCCAGGATCCGAATGACCTGACCTCCGTGGTGCGGGTGGCGCTGGGACGGGCCATCGTGCAGCAACTGTTCCCGGGCACCAATGAGCTGTCGGTGATGACGCTCGACAATCGTCTTGAGCGCCTGTTGATGCAGGCCCTCGGCAATGGCGGTGATGGCGCCGGCATCGAGCCGGGCCTGGCCGACACCATTGCCCAGCAGGCGGCGCACGCGGCCAACCAGCAGGAGCAGATGGGCTTGACGCCCGTGCTGCTGGTGCCCGGTGCCCTGCGCATCATGCTGTCGCGCTTCTTGCGGCGCGCGCTGCCCAACCTCAAGGTCCTCTCACATAACGAGATCCCTGAGACCAAGACGATCCGCGTCACCAGCCTGGTGGGCGCCGGCATGTAA
- a CDS encoding GIY-YIG nuclease family protein, whose amino-acid sequence MDKLNYVYILDSAPHLFIGVTDDVEKRVAQSQRRKLVYCEPHADMVTAIEREKQLKRWNRAWKAKLVSNTNPEWRDLYNDFVAPPG is encoded by the coding sequence ATGGATAAGCTCAACTACGTGTATATACTCGACAGTGCGCCCCACCTGTTCATCGGGGTGACCGACGACGTCGAAAAACGGGTGGCGCAGTCACAGCGCCGCAAACTGGTCTATTGCGAACCGCATGCCGACATGGTCACCGCCATCGAGCGCGAAAAGCAGCTCAAGAGATGGAACCGGGCCTGGAAAGCCAAGCTGGTGAGCAATACCAATCCCGAGTGGCGCGACCTGTATAACGATTTCGTGGCGCCGCCGGGATAG
- the flhF gene encoding flagellar biosynthesis protein FlhF — protein sequence MNVKKFTAPTSREALRKVRDALGPDAVILSNRPVDGVVEILALANDDVASMAAPAHETEMAQPKPSLSLPPENYANRRAPAVHSAPAAPEPAFDMSLMASQMSSMMQQALVQAQAQAQEAAAAEMSGMMHEIRAMRGLMETQLAEISWGTTQQREPQKNAVLREMLAAGFSASLSRYLIEKLPSGKDEAQSMAWIKTVLSRNLQTISNEDAILENGGVFALVGPTGVGKTTSTAKLAARCVMRHGPEKLALITTDAYRIGGHEQLRIYGKILGVMVHSVKDESDLRIALKELRNKHTVLIDTVGVSQRDHNVAEQVAMLSESGADVKRLLCLNSTSTNETLNEVVRAYQGSGLAGCIMTKLDEAASMGNVLDVVIRQKLNLHYISNGQRVPEDLHLPDRAMLIDRAFRLKKDAASQFADSDLPLVMSGAATASNDRTLREVYLG from the coding sequence ATGAATGTCAAAAAATTTACTGCACCAACGTCCAGAGAAGCGCTGCGCAAGGTGCGCGATGCGCTCGGGCCCGATGCCGTGATTCTGTCCAACCGCCCGGTCGACGGCGTGGTGGAAATCCTGGCCCTGGCCAATGATGATGTCGCTTCCATGGCCGCCCCGGCCCATGAGACGGAAATGGCCCAGCCCAAGCCGAGCCTGTCGCTGCCGCCTGAAAACTACGCCAACCGCCGCGCCCCGGCCGTCCACAGCGCCCCGGCAGCACCGGAGCCTGCCTTCGACATGTCGCTGATGGCCTCGCAAATGTCGTCCATGATGCAGCAGGCCCTGGTGCAGGCCCAGGCGCAGGCACAAGAAGCGGCCGCCGCCGAAATGAGCGGCATGATGCATGAAATCCGCGCCATGCGCGGCCTCATGGAAACCCAACTGGCCGAAATCTCCTGGGGCACCACGCAGCAGCGCGAACCGCAAAAGAATGCCGTGCTGCGCGAAATGCTGGCGGCCGGCTTTTCGGCCAGCCTGTCGCGCTACCTGATTGAAAAGCTCCCGTCCGGCAAGGACGAGGCGCAAAGCATGGCCTGGATCAAGACGGTCCTGTCGCGCAACCTGCAAACCATCAGCAATGAAGACGCCATCCTGGAAAACGGTGGCGTGTTCGCCCTGGTTGGCCCCACCGGCGTGGGCAAGACCACCAGCACGGCCAAGCTGGCCGCGCGCTGCGTGATGCGCCATGGCCCGGAAAAGCTGGCCCTGATCACCACCGACGCCTATCGTATTGGCGGCCACGAGCAGCTGCGCATCTACGGCAAGATCCTGGGCGTGATGGTGCACTCGGTCAAGGATGAATCGGACCTGCGCATCGCCCTGAAGGAATTGCGCAACAAGCACACGGTGCTGATCGACACGGTCGGCGTGTCGCAGCGCGACCACAACGTGGCCGAGCAGGTGGCGATGCTGTCCGAGTCCGGTGCCGACGTCAAGCGCCTGCTGTGCCTCAATTCCACGTCGACCAACGAAACGCTCAATGAAGTGGTGCGCGCCTACCAGGGCAGCGGCCTGGCCGGCTGCATCATGACCAAGCTCGATGAAGCGGCATCGATGGGCAATGTGCTCGACGTCGTGATCCGCCAGAAGCTCAACCTGCACTACATCTCCAACGGCCAGCGCGTGCCGGAAGACCTGCACCTGCCGGACCGCGCCATGCTGATCGACCGCGCCTTCCGCCTGAAAAAGGATGCCGCCAGCCAGTTCGCCGACAGCGACCTGCCACTGGTGATGTCCGGTGCCGCCACCGCCAGCAACGACCGTACCCTGCGCGAGGTGTACCTTGGCTAA